In Arvicola amphibius chromosome 1, mArvAmp1.2, whole genome shotgun sequence, one DNA window encodes the following:
- the Spon2 gene encoding spondin-2: MENVSFSLDKALWAFLLAVLGSATGQPLGGESVCTARPLARYSITFTGKWSQTAFPKQYPLFRPPAQWSSLLGAAHSSDYSMWRKNEYVSNGLREFAERGEAWALMKEIEAAGEKLQSVHAVFSAPAVPSGTGQTSAELEVHPRHSLVSFVVRIVPSPDWFVGVDSLDLCEGGRWKEQVVLDLYPHDAGTDSGFTFSSPNFATIPQDTVTEITSSSPSHPANSFYYPRLKSLPPIAKVTFVRLRQSPRAFAPPSLDLASRGNEIVDSLSVPETPLDCEVSLWSSWGLCGGPCGKLGAKSRTRYIRVQPANNGTPCPELEEKAECTPDNCV; this comes from the exons ATGGAAAACGTGAGTTTTTCCCTGGACAAAGCTCTTTGGGCCTTCCTCCTGGCCGTGCTAGGCTCCGCCACAGGCCAGCCGCTGGGGGGAGAATCGGTCTGCACAGCCCGGCCCCTGGCTAGATACAGCATCACTTTCACGGGCAAGTGGAGCCAGACAGCCTTTCCCAAGCAGTATCCTCTGTTCCGGCCCCCTGCACAGTGGTCCTCTCTGCTGG GGGCGGCTCACAGCTCTGACTACAGCATGTGGAGGAAGAACGAGTACGTCAGCAACGGGCTGAGGGAATTTGCCGAGCGTGGTGAGGCCTGGGCACTGATGAAAGAGATCGAAGCTGCCGGAGAGAAGCTCCAGAGTGTGCATGCCGTGTTCTCAGCTCCCGCGGTCCCCAGCGGAACCGGGCAGACCTCTGCAGAGCTAGAGGTGCACCCTAGGCACTCGCTG GTGTCCTTCGTGGTACGCATTGTCCCCAGTCCTGACTGGTTCGTGGGCGTTGACAGTCTGGACCTGTGTGAGGGGGGCCGCTGGAAGGAGCAGGTGGTCCTCGATCTTTATCCTCACGATGCGGGGACGGATAGCGGCTTCaccttctcctcccccaacttTGCCACCATCCCACAGGACACAGTGACAGAA ATAACATCCTcatcacccagtcacccagcaaaCTCATTCTACTACCCACGCCTGAAGTCCTTGCCTCCCATTGCCAAAGTGACCTTCGTGCGGCTACGGCAGAGTCCTAGGGCCTTTGCCCCACCTTCCCTGGACCTGGCCAGCAGGGGCAATGAAATTGTCGACAGCCTCTCAG TTCCAGAGACACCGCTGGACTGTGAGGTTTCCCTGTGGTCATCCTGGGGACTGTGTGGAGGACCATGTGGAAAGCTGGGAGCCAAGAGCAGAACTCGTTACATCCGTGTTCAGCCTGCTAACAATGGGACCCCCTGCCCTGAGCTTGAAGAAAAGGCTGAGTGTACCCCTGATAACTGTGTCTAA